A region of the Bacteroidales bacterium genome:
ATCCCAGCGGGAAACTTGCCCGTCATGCAACCCGGCTGAAAAATCACCTCATCCTTATGCCCGAAGAGGCTAATGATAAAAGTTTAGCCATGACAGGAAGCTATTCATCAATGCTCCTGACGGGCATATTAATAGCTGAAATTGATTTAATCCGGGAGAACGAACAAATTGTCAATACCTTATCAGAAATCAGCCGGCTTTTTATTACTTCAAAACTGGAAATAATTCGTAAAATAGCTGAAGCCGATTTCGACCGGGCCATTTTCCTTGGCTCCGGGCCTTTATATGGTGTGGCAACAGAGTCACATCTCAAACTTCAGGAACTTACTGATGGAAAAGTCATTTGCAAACACGAATCCTTTCTTGGCTTCCGGCACGGACCAAAAGCCGTCACTAACAATAAAGCACTTATCATTTACCTGCTTTCAAACAATAGTTACGTCAGAAAATATGAAATCGACCTGATACAGTCCATGGCCAAAGGGCAGCAGGCCCTTATGGAAGCCGGGGTCAGTGAAACACGTTTTAATGAGCTTCCTTTGGATCATTTCTTATATTTTTCCGAAGATGAAGTTAAACTTACTGATGAGTATTTCTGCATGGCAAGTATATTACCGGCGCAGCTAATTGGTTTTTTTAAATCCTGGAACCTCGGTCTGAGCCCTGATGCCCCATCAACAAGCGGCGCTATTTCACGGGTTGTTGAAGGGGTGAAGATCTATGGCATATAGAATTAAAAATTGAAAATTGAAAATTGAAAATTGAAAATTGAAAACTCAGAACTCAGAACTCCAAAGATTGAAAACATGAGTGCTGGCGAAATACATGGTGAAGTGCCGCTAATGGAGCAGATTCTGCTCAGGATAAAAGACCTGGAAAAAGAAACGGGTATTAAAAGAACGATTTTAGCTGCTTGTCCGAATTCCCGCGCTGTGATCAAAGCTGCACTGCGTTCAGCCAAGCGGTGCAACGCTCCCGTCAAATTTTCCGCAACCCTCAACCAGGTCGATCTGGATGGCGGATATACCGGGTTCACACAACAGGAATTTGTCAACTTCATCCGGCAGGAAGCCCTGGTCATCAACCTCACAGGTCCGGTGATCATAGCCATCGATCACGGCGGGCCCTGGCTGAAAGATAGCCAGCGTCAGGGAAGATGGCCGTACGATGCAGCAATGGCAGCCATTAAAGAATCTTTCGAAGCCGCAATCGATGCGGGTTACCATCTTATACATGTCGATCCGACGATTGATATTAACCTGCATGATAATGAAATAATCAGCATTGAGGTGGTCGCCCAAAGAACTGTCGAGCTGATCGCCCATGCAGAGAATTATCGCCGCAGGAGACATTTGCCCCGTATCTCCTATGAAGTAGGAACAGAGGAAGTCCATGGCGGCCTGGCTAACATGAAAACTTTTACACGTTTCCTCCGGCTCTTGAAAGAAGGTTTATATGAGAAAGCGTTTAACGATACCTGGCCCTGCTTTATCGTCGGAAAAGTCGGGACAGACCTTCATACTACCTTATTCGATCATGAGGTGGCATGGACCCTGGCTAAGATCGCAGCCGATTATAACAGTTACATAAAAGGGCATTATACAGACAATGTCGAAAACCCGGAAGATTATCCGGAATCGGGAATGGGCGCGGCAAACGTAGGTCCTGAATTCACCGAACGGGAATATGACGGGCTGATGGAGCTGGAAGCTTTAGAAGAAAATCTGATCAGGCAGGATAAAATAAAAGATGCAGGACAAATAAAAAAAACTTTGCGGGAAGCAGTTATCGCATCCGGGAGATGGAAAAAATGGCTCCAGGCAGGTGAAAACCAGGAAGATTTTAACTCGCTTGATCCCGGAAGGCAGGAATGGCTTATCAAGACGGGTTGCCGGTATATCTGGGAAAACCCGGAAGTAGTATCTGCCAGGGAAAAATTATATCTGAACCTGAAAAAATCCGGCATTGACGGTGAAGAAATTGTCCTTTCCCATATCGAACATGCAATGGAAAAGTATTTCTTTAAGTTTAACCTTTTCGACCTGAATAAGTACCTTTAAGGTGCTTAATCCCAAAAAATATGAACCTTCTACAAGAATCAGCATGCGAATTTAACGTCCTTGTCGCAGGAGAGCTAAACATCGACCTGATTTTCAATAATATCGAAATGTTCCCTGAAACAGGCAAAGAAGTCCTTGCCGGCCAGATGGTATTGACCCTCGGCAGCAGCTCAGCTATTTTCGCCAGCAACCTGAGTTCGATGGGTTCAAAGGTCGCTTTTGCAGGTATGATCGGACGGGATATTTTCGGTGAACTTGTTTTGAAGTCTTTGGAAGAAAAAAGAGTAAATACGCGTTTCCTGCTGAAGTGTTCTGAATTGAACACAGGAGCTACGGTGGTGATAAACCAGGAGGAAGACCGGGCCATGCTCACTTATCCCGGTGCGATGAATGATTTGTCGGCAGATGATATTTCTGATGAAATGCTCGCTTCCGCAGGCCATTTGCATGTCAGCTCGATATTTCTCCAGCCAGGTTTACGGAAAGGAATAATTGGGCTGATGCAAAGAGCAAAAAGATCAGGCCTCACAACTTCCCTCGACACCCAATGGGACCCGGAGGAAAAATGGGGGCTACCATTGGAAGAGCTGCTGCCACTGGTTGACGTATTCCTGCCCAATATGCAGGAATTCCTGAATCTGAGTCGTTCGGCCGCCCTGACAGAAGGTATTGAAAAAATGGCTTCCCGTTTAAATATCTTAGTGGTGAAAGATGGCAGTAACGGTGCCTATCTTTGGCATAAAGGCCATTTGGTGAACCGGCCCGCTTTCCTGAACCCGGATGTGGCAGATTGCATCGGTGCAGGGGATAGCTTCGATGCCGGTTTCATTCACTGTTTTATCCATGGGGACCCTTTGGAAGATTGTCTCCGGTATGCTACGCTTATGGGGGCTATTAACACAACAAAACCGGGCGGGACAACTGCTTTTACAGATAAGCAGGCTATCCGGCAGATTGCCCGTGATCGCTTTAATATGGAGATATAGACTGATGAAATTACAGGACAAACTGCAATCTTTGAGCCAGGAAAGGAAAGCCATCCTGGCCGTAAACTTTTATAATTTTGAGACCCTCAGCGGCATTTTGCGGGCAGCTGCAAAAGTCAATCAACCCATTATCCTGCAGGTATCAGAGAGCACCATCCGTTACCTGGGTTTAAAAATAGCAAATTCGCTGGCCCGCACAGCCCTGGCCGATTACGGGGTGACCGGCTGGTTGCACCTTGACCATGGCAGTTCGCCGGAAATCGCACGCAAATGTCTTGAAGCGGGCTTTGATTCGGTAATGATCGATGCCAGTGAAAAGCCATTTAATGAAAATGTCAGGATCACCCGGCAGGTCGTTGAGATGTCATCTCAATTTGATGCCAGCGTAGAAGCAGAATTAGGCTATGTTGCCAAGCTTGGCCAGTCGCAGGGAGATAGCAAATATACGCAACCCTCGGAAGCCAGCCGATTCGTTGAGCTGACCGGCGTAAACGCACTGGCGGTGGCTATTGGCACGGCTCACGGTTTCTACAAATCAGCGCCTGAGCTTCAGATCGCACTACTCAAACAGATCCGGCAGGCAACACCTGCTGCCCTGGTTCTGCATGGCAGCTCCGGGATACCGGACGAAATGCTCCGGGAGGCCATCCATGCCGGCATCTCCAAAGTGAACCTTGCTACGGAATCAAAAAATATCTTCATGAAAACTTTGAAAAATGAACTCAGGCAAACTGATGAGATAGACCTCCGTAAAGTATTCCCCGTGGCCATCGAGGCGGTGACAAACCTTATCGGTCAAAAAATTAAAGTTGTTTATTAATCAATGTTTGAAATTATGAAATTTACATATTTTCCCACTCTCCTTGTATGCTTCATTACCCTGGCAGGATCGGCCCAGAACCCAGACACATTGCGCCTGAAGAACTTCCGGCCTGTTTCGATCTATAATATTCCCATTACCAAAGTTGACCAGGCCCGCTTCCCGGTTATCGATATGCACTCCCACGATTATGCAAAGACCGACCAGGACATTCAGACCTGGATCAATAACATGGATAAATTCGGTATTGAAAAGACCATCATCCTTTCCTGTCAAACCGGCCCGGCTTTCGATTCAGTTTTAGCCAAATATGCGGCTTATGGCGACAGGTTTGAAGTATGGTGCGGGTTTGATTATACCGGTTATAACAGCTCCGACTGGCCGGTCAATGCATTGAAAGAACTGGAGCGGTGTCATAAACTAGGGGCGAAAGGCATCGGTGAATTGGGTGACAAGGGATTGGGACTCGTATATTCCAAGCCTACCCCGGCTTATGGCATGCATATCGACGATCCAAGGATGAAACCCCTCCTGCAAAGATGCGGTGAATTGGGAATACCCATCAATATTCATATTGCCGAACCTTACTGGATGTACCTCCCGGCTGATTCAACCAATGATGGATTAATGAACGCCTGGACCTGGAAAATAGACCTTACCAAAGAGGGTATCCTCGATCATGGTGAAATGATCACGACACTGGAGAATGCTGTCAGGGATAATCCCAAAACGACATTCATCGCATGTCATTTTGCCAACTGCTGCTATAACCTTGAAATCCTTGGGAGATTGCTTGATCAATACCCAAATCTTTTTGCAGATATCTCTGCCCGTTATGCTGAAACTGCGACCATCCCCCGATATATGGCTGCTTTTTATGACAAATACCAGGATCGCCTGCTTTATGGAACCGATATGGGTTTTGAAGATGCGATGTATGAAACTACCTTCAGGGTCCTGCAAACCCCGGATGAACATTTTTACAGGACGGAGCAATTCAACTATCATTGGGCCCTTAACGGGTTTGACCTGGATGACGAAATCCTGCAGAAATTATATAAAACAAATGCCGTTATAGTCATGAAACAAGCGGCTAAGAAATAATTAAAGGAAAAATGAAAAGATGAAAAAGACAGCTATTTTATTTTTTACTATCATTTCGGCAATCGCGCTTTTATTCCCGGGTTGCAAACCGAAAGAAATAAAGATTGTTTCCGGGAATCTTGAAATAACCATCGACAATAAGATGAAAAGCGCTGTCAACAGCACCTTTCCCGGAGCCGAACCTTTCATGGATCAGCCTCAGCCTTCGGAATATCTTGTGACAAAGCATTTAACGATGTTAGATTTTGCATTGACCTCCTTTAAAGAAGAGGAAAATTCAGACAGTATCGGAAAGGGGAAAAAGTTCATTGTAACCGGAACGTTTGAAAAAGATGACTATTCACTGGAAAAACAGGTTATTATAAGGATTTATAATGGATTTCCAGGTATGGCTGTTTATAACGTCCGGTACCGGAATACCGGAAACAGGGAAATACAGGTAAGGCAATGGATTAATAACCATTATGAGATATTATCACCCAACGACCAGCCGCGTTTCTGGTCATTCCAGGGAGGGACCACTAATGAGAGAAAAGACTGGGTCTTACCCATTGATAAAGGTTTTTACCAGCGGAATTACCTCGGCATGACCAGCTCGGATTATGGCGGTGGCATACCTGTAACGGATATCTGGCGAAAAGACGCCGGTATCGCAATTGGCCATACTGAATTAGTTCCCAGGGAACTCTCCTTACCCGCAGATATGGATAAATACTCGGAATCCATTGAGATCGGCGTGGAATATGAATATCCTGGTGGATTAACCCTGGCAGAAAATGATATTCTGACAACAGATGAGACCTTCGTCATGGTTCATCAGAAAGACTATTTTTCATCCCTCCAGCTTTTCACCAGGTTCATGAAGGCAAAAGGAATCCGGTTTGCAGAAACTGAAGAAGACGCGTACGGGTCGATGTGGTGTGCCTGGGGGTATGAAAGAAATTTTACCCTTGATGAGATAATCGGTACTTTGTCGAAAGTTAAAGAATTGGGGATCAGATGGGTAGGTATTGATGATGGTTTTCAGATTGCAGAAGGGGACTGGAACCTTGACCCAAAAAAGTTTCCGAATGGAGACATTGACATGAGGCGACTGGTGGATCAGATCCATGCCCAGGGCCTGAAAGCCATGATCTGGTGGTCGCCGCTTGCTGCCGATCCGGGAAGCCGCATCCTCCGGGAAGATCCTGATGTATTGCTTTATAATGAAGACTGGTCACCGCGTTACATTACCTGGTGGGATGCCTGGCTGATGTCACCGGCGTATGAAGGGACCAGGAAACATACCCGTGAGGTATTAGACATGTTCCTGAAAACCTGGGATTTCGATGGCATCAAGATCGATGGGCAGCATGTCAATGCCGTCCCTGCCGACTATCAACCGGATCATGGACTGGAAAACCCGGAGCAGTGTATTGAAAAACTTCCGGAATTCTTCAGCATGGTACTTCATCATGCCCGTGAAATTAAGCCAAATGCTGTCATTGAGATTTGTCCATGCGGATGTTGCATGTCGTTCCACCTGATGCCATACCTGAACCAGGCAGTTTCTTCCGATCCGAAAAGCAGCTGGCAGGTCAGGCTAAAAGGCAAGACTTACAAGGCGATAATCGGCCAGACCGCTTATTACGGTGACCACGTTGAATTGATGGATAACGCGAATGATTTTGCAACGCAGATGGGGATTGGGGCCGTGATGGGCACAAAATTTACCTGGCCTGAGGATAATCCGAAAGCGAGCGCCAGCTATCTGCTTACAGCAGAAAAAGAAGAGATATGGAAGAAATGGTTTGGCTTGTATAATCAGAAAATGCTACCGACGGGAAATTATCTTGGCGGGCTTTATGATATTGGATATGATAAGCCGGAAGGTCACGTGATCCAAAAAGGCGATACGATTTTCTATGCTTTCTATAGTCCGGATTGGAATGGGAGCATTGAACTGAGGGGACTGGATGCGGGCGGGCAGTACAGGGTGATTGACTACGTCAATTCTATCGATCTTGGCATGGTTAAAGGGAGTAAACCAATTATAGATATTGGCTTTAAGCAATATTTATTATTGGAGGTTTATCCCGAATAATTTTAATTTTGAAGTATGTATCTCAGTCACCTGGAAATAGATAATTTTCTTGGAATCAGGTCGGCCCGGATCGATTTCAATGAAACCACCGTATTGATCGGGGAGAATGATTCAGGAAAATCTGCCCTCCTTGAAGCCATTGATAAGGTGCTGGCTGTCAATAAGGAAGGAGGCAAGCTCCGGTTCTATCCACATGAGTTTCATGTGGAAATGAGAGGCGGCACGTATGCTCCTACGGGCACCCTGCGCATTGCCCTCACTTTCAGGGAACGCCGGCCGGATGAGTGGTCTCTTCTCCAGGGCAATGAAATGGGCGTTCTTATCCGGGATGACAAAAACGTCATCCAGGAGCTGACTGTTGAAGTCACAGCCCAGCCCGGTGAAAAAGCTTCTTTTCCGGAATGGGGTATCCGTATTCCGGGCACGGACACTTCAGGAATGAAGAATGATCAGACTATTCTCGACTGGATCCGGAGGATGAACCCGGTATTTCGCATCAGGAGCGGAATCCTGACAAGTATCCCTGAACAAAAAGCGCATGATACATCAACGACAGGTAGCGAACCTGAAAAAAAAGAGGAGTTTATCAACCGGATCAGCAAGCACTTTGAAAACCTTTTACAAGGCACTGCCCCGGATGTCCATGCTGAACTTCGGGCCGGTTACCGCACTGCAATGAATTACCTCGAAGAAGCCTCCAGCCTTTTCCTGCCGGAAGGTTATTACGCACAAAGTATCATTGGCGATATTCTGGGAAAGCGTAGCTCTTCAGAGGGATTAATCGGAAGGGGTATTCATTATCACCACGGGTCAGCAGCTGAAATGATCGGATTGCTACTGTTCACAAATGCCATGCTGCAATCAGGCACTTTGCTTGCTGATCCTGCCTCAGAACCTATTTTCATCTTTGAAGATCCGGAAGCCAATCTCCATCCCATGACCCTTGAATCAGTCAGGTTGATGATCGAACGCCTCAAATGGCAAAAGATCATCACCACGCAATCAGGAGATTTCCTTTCAGGCTACTCCCTGCAGGATATCAGGCGCATTACGAGGCAGGCCGGTCATGTAAGGCAATGGAAGATTTCGCCCGGCAGCCTGGGTAACGAAGACTTGCGCCGGCTGAGCTATCACATCCGGATGCGGCGGGGTACGGCTACTTTCGCCCGTTGCTGGCTCCTGGTAGAAGGCGAATCGGAAGTGTGGCTCCTCCCCCATGTAGCACGCTTGTGCGGCTTCGAACTGGCGATGGAAGGCGTGGTGTGCATTGAATTTGCCCAGTGTGGTATCTCACCGCTTATTAAAGCGGCCAGGCAACTCGGGATAGAGTGGCACCTCCTGGCAGATGGCGACGCGGCAGGCAAAGCATATATCGATACGGCAAAACACTTTGCAAACCAGTCGAATGAGGATTATGCTAACAGCTTTACCGGGCTCAGGGATAAGGATATCGAGCATCATTTGTTTTTTAACGGTTACGCTGCCGTTTACCAGGAATACTCCGGTATTCCCATTAATTATGGGCAAAATATGCAGCCGCGCCGAATTATCGGGCGCGCCATCCACCGTAATTCAAAACCTTTCATGGCGATTGCCATCGTAGAAGCCATGGCACAGCCAGATTCCCCGGGGGTACCCCCTGTTCTCAGAAAATTAGTTGAAACCTGCGTTCGCCTGGCACAGGGAAGATCTTAATAATTGCCATTTCATTTTATTCCTTGGTTGCTGTCATTTTGTTTGTTATTTTTGAAACGCGTAAAGTTCTAACGAAGGAACCGGGTTATCAATAATCTATGCTCACTGGCACAGCTAAAAGAACAATTCCATACCTCTTTCTGATATTGTTTTCCACTTTAGGATCCCGGGCTCAGGTCCTGAAGGCTGGAAAACTTATACCGGAGGTTCATTGCATGAATGACAGCAATCATCATTATGCCCTGTACCTCCCCAGCTACTTTTATGAATCCGATGTGGAAGAATGGCCTGTGATCTATGCTTTTGATGCAGCTGCCCGTGGGTCGCTTCCAGTGGAACTGTTCCGTGAGGCATCTGAAAAATACGGATATATCATTGCCGGAAGCAATGTATCCGAAAACGGCCCCTGGGAACCAATCCTGAAGGCCGCCGAGACCATGTTCAAGGATACAGAAGCACGTTTCAAAATCGACCCTAAACGCAGGTATACGACCGGGTTTTCAGGTGGTGCCCGTGTAGCAACTTCACTCGCGGTGCTATATGGCACATTTGAGGGTGTCATCGGCTGTGGGGCAGGTTTCTCAAACAATTATCCACCTCATTTTGACCTGGATTTCAGCTATATCGGCCTTATCGGGAACCGGGACTTCAATTACCAGGAGATGCAAAACCTTGATAACCGGCTTAATAAATATAATATTAGCCATTATATCTATGAATTTCCGGGAGAGCATGACTGGCCATCCGCCCAGGTCATTACTGATGCCGTTACCTGGTTGGAATTCAGGGCTATGGAGAATGAATTGAAATGGACTGATTATGGTTTGAGAGAAGATTTTTATGAAGCAAACCATCAATTGATCCTGGATTTTATCGGGGAAGGAAGAGAATATGATGCTTCCAAGCAGTGTGAAAAACTTATCTCTTACCTTCATGGGGTCAGGAATATCAGTGAAATAGAAAAAATATTCGAAAATTTGAATAAAACCGATGCCATTCTAAAAGAAAAGAAAAACCTGGCTAAGATTTTGGAAGAAGAACGGGATTATTACCTGCAATATTCAGATGCTTTTGTTTGCTATCGTATAAATTATGAAGATAGTATGACACCTGTTAAGCCAAATTCATGGTGGAAGGAACAGCTTAAGATTGCCAATAGCAAGATTACAAAAGGTGATAACCCTACAGATACTTTACTTGGACGCAGGATGATTGATTTTATCTGGAGGACAGCCCATATGCAATATGAAAGCGTCCAGGGTACAGAATATCAACCTACTTCAAGATATTTCCTGGAGATCTGGGCTATGGCTCAGCCTGATGCAATAAGCCCATACTATTTTCTTGCTAAATTTTATACCAAGCAAGGCAGGTATGACAAAGCCCTGAAATCATTGGAGGCTGCCATCGACAGAGGGCTTTCCGATATCAACCTCATTGAAAATGACAGCATCCTTGTTAATCTTATCATGATTCCTGAATACCAGCAGGTTGTAGCTAAGATGGTGACTAATTGAATTGGCGGTTCAGGATTCAAGCCTACTGATCCTCCCCTTCCATTGACTTCTCCAGTTCCCTGGCCTCGCCCAGGAATTCCTCAACATCCATTTCACGGAAGAAAACAAGTCCATGGGCGGCCCGGATCCTGGGATGAGGGTTTTCATAGAAATAATCCTTTCCTAAAAGTAACTGTATAGATTTTAGCTGTTCGACCCATATCTTTCTGGACAGCTTGCTGAACGGCCCATCCATTTCATAGCTTGGAAAGGAAGCATCGACCTGGCTGAGGTAGCAGTTATGGAATGAACCCTCCAGCATGGAAAGTGAATTAAGCGAGCAAGGTACAAAAACATCTGCTTCAGCCGGGTGAAAGCGATACCATACATTACGGTAGCCCCATATTCTGAGTTTTTCAAGATCAGTTTCTGAAGACCACTTCCTGATTGCTTCGGCAATGGTCTGAAGCACTTTGTAATGAGTGTCAGGGCCACTGCCTTCCGGGTCCAGCGCGAGGCTGATGACAGTCGGTTTGATATCACGCATCATTTTCAATACCGGTTCCACATCGCGCGCTTTTTCCGGTGCCTGGGTGAAGATATCACCGGTATAAAAGCCCAGTCGTAAATGATGGATATTTTTTACCTGGACCCCATAATGAGCCCAAACCAGTTCCTCCTCAAATTCGCGGATCATCCCTTTGAGCTTTTGAATGTCCGGGGGATTTTTCTCCCCATCGTAACTATGATCAATATAATGGATCATCGAATCAAGCCTGACCAGCAGGTCCTGAATATCTTTAACCCCGTAAATCTCCACAAAGGCTCTGACGATACGATGACTGAGCCCTCGTTGTTTTTCAAAAGCATTACCGGACGCAACATTGTCAAGGTAATGATACACATCTTTATCCCATTTGAACCTATATCCTTTTTCAAAAAAGTCAGGATATTGAATCATCCGGATAAGGTCGTCATTAATCAACTGACGGGTATGATCAAGGGACGATCTGACAAATTTATTGGTGACCGCAGTAAAACCCGAAGTCATTATGGCAAAATGGAGTTTGTTGGTATGTGACCTGACCTGGTGGGCTATATGAGGAAGGATGCCCAGCATGATATCGTCATGATGCGGCCCGGTGTGGAGAAACACCTGGTCGAGCTCGGGTTCGAGCCCTTTTTGTAATTTGTGTTTTATGGCATCTTCAACCATTGGCACAATGCTTTCCGGAGCGCCGGGGATCATAGATGCAAAAATATCCGATCCGATATCATCAGTTGTCAGGTGATGACCGTATTTATCAAGTTTTTTAGTCAGGTCAATGATGGAACGTTCAGTTTTCTCATCCGTCCACGCTCCTTTATTATAATATCTCAACTGGCTGTCTTTCAGCCTGGAAGCAGCGCCAATGGTCAGGAAAAAGCGGCTGTTGGGAAGCTTTTGAAAGGCTGTGGCCGGATAAGTATTTCCGGGAGGGTTTTCCAGGGCCTGCCTGACAACTTCCGCCTTTGCTTCGCCTGCAGCAATGATAATAGCAACAGCATCAGGATTATGGGTTATGGTATCCAGGCCGATTGTGATCACCATCCTGTTCCTGGAGATTTCGATCCCTCCCAGGTCTGTCGCTGCTACGGCCTGGGTCTCAAAATTTGTGGAAGTGAGCCTTGTTGTGCTGTAATGATCGGAACCCTTGATATTGAACGCAATATGCCCGTCAGGACCGATTCCTCCTAAAAAAAATCCAATACCACCTTTATCCTGTATTTTTTTTTCGTAGCCTGTGCACCACTCATCAATCAGGAAAATAGAATCCTGTTGCAGACGGTCGAGTTCATTTTTACATTCCCGGTAACGCAAAGAGAGGTCAACTTTATTGCCCGGAAACACTTCCCGGTAACTTTTCCCACCTGCCAGACGGATCTCATCACAATTTACCAGCAATGCCCTTTTTGCATCCAGACCAAATCCGTCTATATAAAAGTTTTGAATATAATAGTAAAAACTATTGTGTTGTTCAGGCGATATCGGGTAGAATTCATCGATCTGGACAAACTGCAGGCCTTTCAGGTCAGGTTTTTTGGCCAGGAAAAGCCCATGTTCTTCACGGAGTTTTCTTTCAGAAGGATCATGCCAATGTCGAAGGAAATGCATGGTCCATTTGATAAAATACTCCGGGGTCTTACCGGTAGGAAGACTGATCACGCCTTCAGGATTTTGAGAAACCCATTCCAGGAATCGAAGGGAAGTCAGCATTCCAAGCCTGGGAAAATTATCGACCAGAATATATGGAAGAAAGGTAGTGATTTCGTAGCGGCCGGCTTTTTCGTAGAAGGATGATTCTACGGATGATGAAAATTTTTGCATCGGTTATTTATAGGTTCATGCAAAGTTCGTGAAAGTATTTGAAAGAAGAAAACAGAAGTCAGAAGACAGAATGCAGAAGATTTTGTTGAAAATTTTGATTCTTAGTCATCAATTAACCACAGTAGGCACATTAGAACACATAGAAAGCCACAATAGACCTAAGTGTTTTTCTAATGTGTCCTAATGTGTCTAATGTGGTAAAAAGGCGTAACGCAGATACTCCTGTCAACTGCCGACTCGATAAAAAATATTCCTATCTTTGCCGCCAGCCACGGTCTCGTAGCTCAGTGGATAGAGCAACAGCCTTCTAAGCTGTGGGTCGCGCGTTCGAATCGCGCCGAGATCACTAGGAAGTTGGCAGTTGACAGTTGGCAGTTGTCAGGATCACAAACCAGTGGTTAATTACCGGAAAGGGCTGGCCGGTGGCTGTGAGCCGTCTATAAAGCCAATAACTGAAAACCTGCCTTATAATATTTAAGATTTTATGGCAAAAACACATAAATGTGCTGTTAGTGGCAAAGAATATCCCCTTGATGCACTTCGCCAGGGTCCAATTATCCATTTATCCTTCTTAATCTGATACTCTCCTGCCTGGCTGCAATCCAGGCTCCGATTATCATGATGAGCCAGAACCGGAAAGAAGCCCGTGAC
Encoded here:
- a CDS encoding DUF2813 domain-containing protein; protein product: MYLSHLEIDNFLGIRSARIDFNETTVLIGENDSGKSALLEAIDKVLAVNKEGGKLRFYPHEFHVEMRGGTYAPTGTLRIALTFRERRPDEWSLLQGNEMGVLIRDDKNVIQELTVEVTAQPGEKASFPEWGIRIPGTDTSGMKNDQTILDWIRRMNPVFRIRSGILTSIPEQKAHDTSTTGSEPEKKEEFINRISKHFENLLQGTAPDVHAELRAGYRTAMNYLEEASSLFLPEGYYAQSIIGDILGKRSSSEGLIGRGIHYHHGSAAEMIGLLLFTNAMLQSGTLLADPASEPIFIFEDPEANLHPMTLESVRLMIERLKWQKIITTQSGDFLSGYSLQDIRRITRQAGHVRQWKISPGSLGNEDLRRLSYHIRMRRGTATFARCWLLVEGESEVWLLPHVARLCGFELAMEGVVCIEFAQCGISPLIKAARQLGIEWHLLADGDAAGKAYIDTAKHFANQSNEDYANSFTGLRDKDIEHHLFFNGYAAVYQEYSGIPINYGQNMQPRRIIGRAIHRNSKPFMAIAIVEAMAQPDSPGVPPVLRKLVETCVRLAQGRS
- a CDS encoding 6-phosphogluconolactonase → MQKFSSSVESSFYEKAGRYEITTFLPYILVDNFPRLGMLTSLRFLEWVSQNPEGVISLPTGKTPEYFIKWTMHFLRHWHDPSERKLREEHGLFLAKKPDLKGLQFVQIDEFYPISPEQHNSFYYYIQNFYIDGFGLDAKRALLVNCDEIRLAGGKSYREVFPGNKVDLSLRYRECKNELDRLQQDSIFLIDEWCTGYEKKIQDKGGIGFFLGGIGPDGHIAFNIKGSDHYSTTRLTSTNFETQAVAATDLGGIEISRNRMVITIGLDTITHNPDAVAIIIAAGEAKAEVVRQALENPPGNTYPATAFQKLPNSRFFLTIGAASRLKDSQLRYYNKGAWTDEKTERSIIDLTKKLDKYGHHLTTDDIGSDIFASMIPGAPESIVPMVEDAIKHKLQKGLEPELDQVFLHTGPHHDDIMLGILPHIAHQVRSHTNKLHFAIMTSGFTAVTNKFVRSSLDHTRQLINDDLIRMIQYPDFFEKGYRFKWDKDVYHYLDNVASGNAFEKQRGLSHRIVRAFVEIYGVKDIQDLLVRLDSMIHYIDHSYDGEKNPPDIQKLKGMIREFEEELVWAHYGVQVKNIHHLRLGFYTGDIFTQAPEKARDVEPVLKMMRDIKPTVISLALDPEGSGPDTHYKVLQTIAEAIRKWSSETDLEKLRIWGYRNVWYRFHPAEADVFVPCSLNSLSMLEGSFHNCYLSQVDASFPSYEMDGPFSKLSRKIWVEQLKSIQLLLGKDYFYENPHPRIRAAHGLVFFREMDVEEFLGEARELEKSMEGEDQ
- a CDS encoding DUF1003 domain-containing protein, producing the protein MQAPIIMMSQNRKEARDRRNQRSF